In Quercus robur chromosome 11, dhQueRobu3.1, whole genome shotgun sequence, the following proteins share a genomic window:
- the LOC126707232 gene encoding uncharacterized protein LOC126707232, with amino-acid sequence MGKISKKNGGDPSKEVQWSSVMDDALVDAFLHQVIIGGRVNGTFTSKAYDDIVKELVEKFDMEINKDKVKNRQKTLKKNFHECYDIFKDGLSGFGWNDSLNMWTAEPEVWEPLIASKPAAKKWMTTPIPNYSKMAQLWAKDRAKGDHAETAKEKRARYAASTTIDEIDNLISQNEVSLENFEVEDDQRSPEINVARSRVSSQDAMSSKSKKR; translated from the exons ATGGGTAAGATATCAAAGAAGAATGGTGGAGATCCAAGCAAAGAAGTACAATGGAGTAGTGTTATGGATGATGCTTTAGTGGATGCTTTTTTACATCAGGTGATCATAGGTGGGAGAGTTAATGGAACTTTTACCTCTAAGGCATATGATGATATAGTGAAAGAGTTGGTTGAAAAATTTGACATGGAGATTAACAAGGATAAGGTGAAAAATCGACAAAAGACACTGAAGAAGAATTTTCATGAATGCTATGACATATTTAAAGATGGATTGAGTGGTTTTGGATGGAATGATTCTTTAAATATGTGGACAGCTGAACCAGAAGTTTGGGAGCCACTCATAGCG TCTAAACCTGCAGCCAAGAAGTGGATGACAACACCTATACCTAACTACTCTAAGATGGCACAACTTTGGGCTAAAGATAGAGCAAAAGGTGATCATGCTGAAACTGCAAAGGAGAAACGTGCTAGGTATGCTGCATCGACCACTATTGATgagattgataatttgatatctcAAAATGAAGTTTCTTTGGAAAACTTTGAAGTGGAAGATGATCAGAGGTCACCAGAAATTAATGTTGCACGTTCTCGAGTGTCATCACAAGATGCAATGTCTtctaaaagcaagaaaagatGA
- the LOC126704684 gene encoding G-type lectin S-receptor-like serine/threonine-protein kinase LECRK1, producing the protein MELVSNNTKWEAKNISVLSSTQEACKAACLDECKCEAALFKDGECTMQSLPFRFVTLLKDDSNVALSNVPKKELEKVTENFKEELGRGAFGIVYKGAIGDGKKLIAVRRLDKLLAEREREFQTEMKVIGRTHHKNLVQLLGYCHDGPNRLLVYEYMSNGSLADIIYTNNCNRDSNLPSLTFG; encoded by the exons ATGGAGTTAGTGAGTAATAATACCAAATGGGAAGCTAAAAATATTTCTGTTCTATCATCAACCCAAGAGGCTTGCAAAGCAGCATGTTTGGACGAGTGTAAATGTGAAGCTGCGCTTTTCAAAGATGGCGAGTGCACAATGCAAAGTCTTCCTTTCAGATTTGTGACATTACTGAAAGATGACTCAAATGTAGCCCTCAGTAATGTGCCCAAAAAAG AACTTGAGAAAGTGACAGAAAATTTCAAGGAAGAGCTTGGTAGAGGAGCATTTGGAATAGTTTATAAAGGGGCAATTGGGGATGGCAAGAAGCTCATAGCTGTGAGAAGACTAGATAAATTGTTAGCCGAACGGGAAAGAGAGTTTCAGACCGAGATGAAAGTGATTGGGAGAACACATCACAAAAATCTAGTCCAACTACTTGGGTATTGCCATGATGGACCGAATAGGCTGCTGGTATACGAGTACATGAGCAATGGGTCGCTTGCAGATATAATCTATACCAATAATTGCAACAGGGACAGCAACCTGCCAAGTCTGACTTTTGGTTAA
- the LOC126706533 gene encoding G-type lectin S-receptor-like serine/threonine-protein kinase LECRK1 yields MATIFLFLLLSTIFTAEAQSGQSSIEPGSFLTVTNTTTTNSSWLSPSGLYAFGFHKQGNGYAVGIFVEGIPQKTVVWTANRDDPPVPADARLTFTSDGQLVLQSAQQGTNTSITNSPGVATSASMLDSGNFVLYNSDNSTIWQSFDHPTDTLLPSQHLSVQKVLNSSVSDSNHSTGRFLLLMQLDGYLAMYPDGTPYTIDYGYWNYETPGQGNNVRLNLDDNGHLYLESGNGMAGTVDIHLGDNSKKGLLYLLRIDADGILRLYSHSMDQNGNWSIIWSQPDDKCAPKGICGLNAYCVKTNQSFGCNCLPGFALINKSEMNSGCERNFTAESCEPSMTYTMEAVNNTIWEDKNISVLSSSTQEACKAACLQDCNCDAAQFKQGECKKQSLPLRFGRSLESGPNVEFIKVSISTTPTTARNVPKKSKKEVLIISVSLVALAIVLVISGVVMYRYRVWACIKESYQFIQKKKESNHGNIVLSEEVSLRSFTYAELEKVTDNFKEELGRGAFGIVYKGAIGDGKKLIAVKRLDKLLAEREREFQTEMKVIGRTHHKNLVQLLGYCHDGPNRLLVYEYMSNGSLADILFIPEKQPCWDERMEIARNIAKGILYLHEECVPQIIHCDIKPQNILMDENMCAKISDFGLSKLLKPDESKTFTDIRGTRGYVAPEWHRKMSVTMKVDVYSFGIVLLEIICRRKSVDSDVAEEEAILEEWAYHCFECGELGKLVNEEEVDKKQLERITKVALWCIQYEPSLRPSMKKVLQMLEGTVDIPDPPSRSIPSSVWGKD; encoded by the coding sequence atggcaactatcttcctttttcttcttctctcaacAATTTTCACAGCCGAAGCTCAATCAGGGCAATCCAGTATTGAGCCAGGCTCTTTTCTAACAGTAACAAACACTACCACCACCAACTCTTCATGGCTATCACCTTCTGGTCTATATGCCTTTGGATTCCACAAGCAAGGCAATGGCTATGCTGTTGGAATTTTTGTTGAAGGGATTCCTCAAAAGACAGTAGTCTGGACAGCCAATAGAGACGATCCCCCAGTTCCCGCTGACGCCAGACTAACTTTCACAAGTGATGGACAACTGGTTCTGCAGTCTGCACAACAAGGCACGAACACAAGCATTACCAACTCTCCTGGAGTTGCAACTTCAGCATCCATGCTTGATTCTGGCAACTTTGTTTTGTATAATTCTGATAACAGTACAATATGGCAGAGTTTTGATCACCCTACTGATACCCTTTTGCCAAGCCAGCATCTTTCAGTTCAAAAAGTGTTAAATTCCAGTGTTTCAGACTCAAACCATTCAACTGGTAGATTTCTGCTCTTAATGCAACTAGATGGATATCTTGCGATGTACCCAGATGGAACCCCCTACACAATTGATTATGGTTATTGGAACTACGAGACACCTGGGCAAGGTAATAATGTGAGATTAAATCTGGATGATAATGGTCATCTCTACTTAGAGAGTGGTAATGGCATGGCTGGTACAGTGGATATACATCTAGGAGATAATTCGAAAAAAGGTTTACTCTACCTTTTGAGAATTGATGCTGATGGAATCCTGAGGCTATACTCACACAGTATGGATCAAAATGGTAACTGGTCAATCATATGGTCCCAGCCAGATGACAAGTGTGCCCCGAAGGGTATATGTGGCCTTAATGCATATTGTGTCAAAACTAATCAAAGTTTTGGTTGCAATTGCCTTCCTGGATTTGCACTTATTAACAAGAGTGAAATGAATTCAGGCTGCGAAAGGAACTTCACTGCAGAAAGTTGCGAACCAAGCATGACATATACCATGGAGGCAGTGAATAATACCATATGGGAAGATAAAAATATCTCTGTTCTTTCCTCATCAACCCAAGAGGCTTGCAAAGCAGCATGTTTGCAGGACTGTAACTGTGATGCTGCGCAATTCAAACAGGGGGAGTGCAAGAAGCAAAGTCTTCCTTTGAGATTTGGGAGATCACTTGAAAGTGGCCCAAACGTAGAATTCATCAAGGTAAGCATATCTACTACGCCCACTACAGCTAGAAATGTGccaaagaaaagcaaaaaagaggTCCTAATTATCAGTGTTTCATTAGTTGCTTTGGCAATTGTGTTGGTGATTTCTGGAGTTGTAATGTATAGATATCGCGTCTGGGCATGTATAAAGGAATCTTAtcagtttatccaaaaaaaaaaggaatctaATCATGGAAATATTGTCTTGAGTGAGGAGGTTTCTCTGCGATCATTTACTTACGCAGAACTTGAGAAAGTGACTGATAATTTCAAGGAAGAGCTTGGTAGAGGAGCATTTGGAATAGTTTATAAAGGGGCAATTGGGGATGGCAAGAAGCTCATAGCTGTGAAAAGACTAGATAAATTGTTAGCCGAACGGGAAAGAGAGTTTCAGACCGAGATGAAAGTGATTGGGAGAACACATCACAAAAATCTAGTCCAACTACTTGGGTATTGCCATGATGGACCAAATAGGCTGCTGGTATACGAGTACATGAGCAATGGGTCGCTTGCAGATATACTCTTCATACCAGAAAAACAACCTTGTTGGGATGAACGAATGGAAATTGCTCGAAACATAGCAAAAGGAATTCTTTATCTTCATGAAGAGTGTGTGCCACAGATCATTCATTGTGACATAAAGCCTCAGAACATACTCATGGATGAAAACATGTGTGCAAAAATCTCTGACTTCGGATTATCAAAGTTGTTGAAGCCAGATGAAAGCAAAACATTTACTGACATAAGAGGCACAAGGGGATATGTTGCACCAGAGTGGCATCGCAAAATGTCCGTGACAATGAAAGTAGATGTCTATAGCTTTGGAATCGTGTTGTTGGAGATTATATGTCGTCGAAAGAGTGTTGACTCTGATGTTGCAGAGGAAGAAGCAATTCTTGAAGAGTGGGCATACCATTGCTTTGAGTGTGGTGAGCTAGGTAAGCTAGTTAATGAAGAAGAGGTTGACAAGAAACAGTTGGAGAGAATAACTAAAGTAGCATTGTGGTGCATTCAATATGAACCATCACTTCGCCCCTCAATGAAGAAGGTTCTACAAATGCTAGAGGGGACAGTGGATATCCCAGACCCTCCAAGTCGCTCAATACCATCTAGTGTCTGGGGTAAGGACTGA